The DNA region GGGGTCAAGTGGAACGCGCCGAGTTTCCGGACGACTGAGTTTTTCGCGACGATTCATCTGCGCGCGCGGGATAAGATTCAGATCGTTTTCCACCTCGGTGCAAAGGCGCGCGACGACGTGCAGTCGATGGCGATCAGCGATCCCTGCAGTCTCATCAAGTGGCTCGCCAAGGATCGGTGTCTGGTGACGGTCGGTGATGTGGTCGCGAATAAAGCCGCGCTCGTGGCGATCGTGCGTCAGTGGATCGCGTATGTGTGATGGGAGTTCTAGTCCCCTCAGGGAGCTGACGAGGCGGTCTCCACGCGTTTGAAATGGGTGCGCGTGGTTTCGAAATCGCGGGAGATCTTCGCGAAGAGGACGCGGACAGCGCCGCCGCCGCGGAGCATCACGGGCTGGGGCGGATACGCGGGGTCGAGGGTTTTGAAGCGGGCTTCGAGGCCGGCCTCGGTGACTTTGACGACGCCGGAGAAACGCAGCGGCTCGCGGAGTTTCACGACGATGTCTTCGAGGGCGCGCGTGGTTTTGTTCACGCGGAAGAGCGCCTGGAATTTATCGGACGGGAAATCCGCAGAGGTGGAGGGAACGGGCAGTTCGAAGACGAGGGCGGCGACTTCGTCGGCGAAGAGGCGGAGGTCGGTGCGGTCGATGGAGTTTCGGAGGTTGCGGAGTTCGCCGAGTGGATCGGTGTCGTCGCCGCCGTTTTCGCGCCAGCGGTGGAGTTCGTCGGGAGTGGGTGGTTTGCCGCCGATTTCGAGGAGGGTGCAGCGCTCGTGTTCGGGCCTGGAGGGATCGATGCGGGTGACGGTGGTTTTCTTTTCGCCGGCACGGCGGGTGGTTTCGGTGTAGGCCCAGCGATCGGACTCGGCGCCGATTTTCGCGAAGGCGTCTTCGAAGAGGGCGCGCTGGGTGTCGGTGGCGCGGGGGAGTTTTTGAAACGCGGCGGAGGTGGCTTGTGGGGGATTTTGATCGGGAGAAATGGGGGCTTCGGAGATGGGCGGTGGAGTTTCGGAGAGGTCGGGCGCGGGGGTGTGATCGGCGTTTACGGTGAGCGGCCAGCGGGGGGAGGAGGTGGTGGTCTGGTTGAGCCAGAAATCGAGTTCGCGCTGGAACTCGGGGCGGGCGAGGTCGTGGGGGATTTCTTGTTGCGGACGGCCGCGCGGGAGGGCCCAGGCGCGTTCGAGTGCGCCGGAGGGCGAGGTGAGGTACACGCGGGACTCACGGGCGAAGATGGTGGTGGGCGACGAGATGGGGCGGCCGGGCGTGGCGGTGGCGGCGTTTGCGGAGAGATCGGCGGAGGCTTCGGCGGAGATCGCTTCGAGGATGATGTCGGTGCGGCCGCGTTGCTGGCTCACGTAGATGCGGTGGCCGACCGAGTCGCTCCAGAGCGTCCACTGGTGGCAGAGAAAATAGGGTTGGTTGGCATCGACGGGGAGTTGGAGGCCGTTGAGGTAGGAGCGGCGGAGTAGGACGTGGATGCCGTGGTCGAGAATGAGGCGGGCGCGGTCGGCGAGCGGGCCGGGCTCGGGAATGAGGGCGGGGCGGCGATCAGGCGCGCGCCACACGGTATCGCCCCAGCGCGGGGGCGGCGTGGGAATGCGGAGGTGAAGCGTGCGGCGTTTTTGAGTGGTGGCGGATTCGACGACAAGGGTCCAGGTGACGTCGTTTTCACCGCGGGCGACGGCGGCCCACTTGGTTTCCTGGATACGCCGCCATTTTTTGAGGGAGAAGGAGCCGCTGGCAGTGGGAGCGCCGTCGGAGCTGACGATGCGGTCGCCGGGTTCGAGGCCGGCGCGGGAGGCGGCGGTATTGGGGAGCACGACGTCGACCACGGGTGTGTACACGCGATTGAAGAAGGTGGATCGGGCGGGTTCGTAGGCAGGGGAGACGCGGAAGCCGAAGTCCTCGATGCGGCCGGCGGAGGCGTTGAGCGCGGGCAGGAGGGTGACGTCGCCCATGATGTCGTCTGCGGCGGTTGCGGCTTCGGGCGATGCTGGCGCTGTATCGGAAGCGTGTAGGTGGCAGGGGAGCAGGCTGAGCGCGATGATCGCGAGAGTGGGGAGTATGAGCGTTCGAAGGGCGCGCATGAAGAGACAGGCGCTAGTGAACACGGAGAAAATGGGCTGAGTTACAATCTCTTGAGAAGTCTCTTAGTGATGTCGCAACGTAGCGAGTGCGTGCGTGGCGGGAGTGGCTTCCAGTCAGAAGGGGGGAGGGCTGGGGTTGTGTTTGGCGTTTTTCTCCGGTGACTCGGGGCGCGCGTTTCGATCTGTCGAGGCGCGGCGAAATACCCCACTGCGTCGGGGCACTGTCTGTCCTGGCAGGCGTGTTGATGACGCCCTCTGAAAATCCACACCTATGAAAACTCCGGGCGCTCTCCTCGTTAAACTCTTACTCGTATCGGTCGCATTCACGGTGCCGCTGTTCGGAAGCGCCGGGGGCGAGGCCAAGGCGTTTCACGCATGGGCGGCGACGCCGCCGATGGGGTGGAACAGTTGGGATTGTTTCGCGACGACGGTGACCGAGGCGCAGACGCGCGCGCAGGCGGAGTACATGGCGGGACATCTCAAAAAACACGGTTGGGAGTATGTCGTGGTGGACATCCAGTGGTACGAGCCGGGCGCGACTGGTTACGATTATCGCAAAGGCGCGCCGCTGGTGATGGATGAGTGGGGGCGGTTGCTGCCGGCGGAGAATCGTTTCCCGTCGGCGGGTGGCGGCGCGGGTTTCAAGCTGCTCGTGGAGCATGTGCATTCGCTGGGACTCAAGTTCGGGATTCATCTCATGCGCGGGATTCCGCGGCTGGCGGTGGAGCGGAATCTGCCGGTGAAAGGCACCGACGTCCGCGCGCAGGATATCGCCGATATGAAGAGCATCTGCCCGTGGAATCCGGACATGTATGGCGTCGATATGTCGAAGCCGGGCGCGCAGGAATACTATGACTCGGTCTTCGCGCTGATTGCGTCGTGGGGAGTCGACTACGTGAAGGTGGACGACATCGCGCGTCCGTACGACGCGCATAGCGCGGAGATCGAAGCCATTCGGAAAGCTATCGACCAGGCGGGGCGTCCGATGGTGCTAAGCCTTTCGCCTGGCGAGACCATCATCGCGGCTGCGGAACATGTTAAGCGGCACGCGAATCTCTGGCGCATCAGCGACGATTTTTGGGACAACTGGCCGGCGCTGCATGAGCAGTTCGCGCGGCTGGATCGGTGGAATCCGCATCGTATTTCAGGCGCGTGGCCCGATGCGGATATGCTGCCCTTCGGCGTGATCGACCTCGGCAAGCGCACGACACGTTTCACGAAGGACGAGCAGTACACGGTGATGACGCTCTGGAGCATCGCGCGGTCGCCGCTGATGCACGGCGGGGATATGACGAAGATGGACGAGTTCACGCTTTCGTTGCTCACGAATGACGACGTGCTGGCGGTCAATCAGCGGAGCGAAAACAACCGCCCGCTTTTCAACCGCGATAATCTCATCGGCTGGATGGCGGATGTGCCTGGTTCGCCGGATAAGTATGTGGCGCTCTTCAATGCGCGTGAACGCATCGAACTCGCGCCGGAGCGCGCGGTGTTTCGTGGCGGAGTGTCGCGCGATGCTGGGCGGCAGAGCGTCGCGGTCGATCTCGAGGTGACGGGCGCGACATCGCTCGTGCTGGTGGCCGATCCGACGGTGGACGGCACGACGTGGGATCATGCGCTCTGGATAGATCCGCGCGTGGTGATGGCGGATGGCAGCGAGCGCAGTCTGCTCGATCAGTCGTGGACGCGGGCGGATGCGTTTTGGAGCAATCTATCCACGGAGAAAGCGCCCGGCGGCGGGCGGATGTCGTCGGGAGGAAAGCCGGTCGCGCGCGGCATCGGTGCTCATGCGCCTGCGTTGATCGAGTACGCGCTGCCCGCGGGGGCGGTGAGATTCCTCGCGACGGCGGCGCTCGATGATGCGGCGGTGAAGGCGACGAAGGGCGGGAGCGTGGAGTTTCGCGTGTTCGTGGGGCGGCCTGGTGATGGCAGCGAGCGGCCGGGGCTGCCGGTCGAGGTTGCGCTGAAGGATCTAGGCATCAGCGGTCCGGTGAAGGTGCGGGATTTGTGGGCGAAGCAAGACCTCGGCGAGATTGGAGAACGATTCGCGCCGGTGATTCCGTGGCACGGCGCGGGGTTGTATCGCGTGTCGGTGCCGGCTCCATGAACAACAGCCGGACATTTTGGCGGACCGTCTGTTTCTGGAGGCTTTGACCGGGCAACAATGCGCGTGCCGCTTTTGTTGAAAGGCAGACGTTCAACGCATCGTTTTCCCTCTCCAGTCGTCTGGTCTGGACCTCATCTTTTTTCGTACGTTAACCGGTTTCCTCCCGCATTCCATTTTTCAACCCATGATCTATCTCACGCGCTCTCTTTTCACTGCGATGCTTGCAACCACCGTGTCCTCGTTTGCAGCCAGCACCGAGGCTTGGGTGCCTGATCGCGGCGACGGTACTTATCAAAACCCGGTGCTTCATGCGGACTATTCCGATCCAGACGCGGTGCGGGTGGGCGACGATTACTACATGACGGCATCGAGCTTCCTCGCGGCGCCAGGGCTGCCGATTTTGCATTCGAAGGACTTGGTGAATTGGACGCTGATCAACCATGTCTTCGCGGTTCAAAAACCGGCGGAGCATTTCTCAAAACCGCGTCACGGGCAGGGCGTGTGGGCTCCGTCGATACGGCATCACGACGGCAAGTTTTGGATTTTTTATCCCGATCCGGATTTCGGCATCTATGTGACGACGGCGGTCGATCCGGCGGGCAAGTGGAGCGAGCCGGTGCTCATGAAGGCAGGCAAAGGACTGATCGATCCGTGCCCGCTGTGGGATGACGACGGGCGGCTTTATCTTGTCCATGGTTGGGCGAGGAGCCGGGCGGGCATCGCGAATATGCTGACGGTGCAGGAGCTCAGCGCTGACGGAACGCGCGTACTCGAATCGGAAATCAACCTTCAGACCGCCGATGGCAAAACGAACGACATCGGCACGGTCGTCATCGACGCGAACAAGCTCGACGGGTGGCGCACGCTGGAAGGACCGAAGTTCTACAAACGGGACGGCTGGTACTGGGTGTTCGCTCCGGCAGGCGGAGTGGCGACGGGGTATCAGGCGGTGTTTCGCAGCAAAAATATCCGCGGGCCGTACGAGCAGCGCATCGTGTTGGAGCAGGGTAAGACGCCAATCAACGGGCCTCATCAAGGTGCGTGGGTGACGACGCCCGACGGGAAAGAGGACTGGTTTCTCCATTTTCAGGACAAGGGCGCGTATGGCCGGGTC from Nibricoccus aquaticus includes:
- a CDS encoding glycoside hydrolase family 43 protein — protein: MIYLTRSLFTAMLATTVSSFAASTEAWVPDRGDGTYQNPVLHADYSDPDAVRVGDDYYMTASSFLAAPGLPILHSKDLVNWTLINHVFAVQKPAEHFSKPRHGQGVWAPSIRHHDGKFWIFYPDPDFGIYVTTAVDPAGKWSEPVLMKAGKGLIDPCPLWDDDGRLYLVHGWARSRAGIANMLTVQELSADGTRVLESEINLQTADGKTNDIGTVVIDANKLDGWRTLEGPKFYKRDGWYWVFAPAGGVATGYQAVFRSKNIRGPYEQRIVLEQGKTPINGPHQGAWVTTPDGKEDWFLHFQDKGAYGRVVHLQPMWWRDDGWPVMGSDPESDGKGEPVLTHAKPNVGRTWPVAVPATTDEFNAPKAGLQWQWNANPREGWASLTAKAGALRLASVPAPATRNDDSAAKNSLYDAPNFYVQKFPAPAFTATTVLDFAPVAEGEMAGLAVFGFNYAVLGLRKQGEQSRLVLLTNIGADAVGAQHRETASAEVPAGPVYLRVTVGADAMARFAYSLDDVTFTPIGEAFKAREDRWIGAKFGLIATAPSDATATGHADFDWFRVTAPVR
- a CDS encoding NPCBM/NEW2 domain-containing protein, translated to MKTPGALLVKLLLVSVAFTVPLFGSAGGEAKAFHAWAATPPMGWNSWDCFATTVTEAQTRAQAEYMAGHLKKHGWEYVVVDIQWYEPGATGYDYRKGAPLVMDEWGRLLPAENRFPSAGGGAGFKLLVEHVHSLGLKFGIHLMRGIPRLAVERNLPVKGTDVRAQDIADMKSICPWNPDMYGVDMSKPGAQEYYDSVFALIASWGVDYVKVDDIARPYDAHSAEIEAIRKAIDQAGRPMVLSLSPGETIIAAAEHVKRHANLWRISDDFWDNWPALHEQFARLDRWNPHRISGAWPDADMLPFGVIDLGKRTTRFTKDEQYTVMTLWSIARSPLMHGGDMTKMDEFTLSLLTNDDVLAVNQRSENNRPLFNRDNLIGWMADVPGSPDKYVALFNARERIELAPERAVFRGGVSRDAGRQSVAVDLEVTGATSLVLVADPTVDGTTWDHALWIDPRVVMADGSERSLLDQSWTRADAFWSNLSTEKAPGGGRMSSGGKPVARGIGAHAPALIEYALPAGAVRFLATAALDDAAVKATKGGSVEFRVFVGRPGDGSERPGLPVEVALKDLGISGPVKVRDLWAKQDLGEIGERFAPVIPWHGAGLYRVSVPAP
- a CDS encoding DUF1801 domain-containing protein, whose translation is MKTKNTTKVRGDGGGDSGTQEVDTFMAGLDHPLKNEIVEVRRIISGVSPAIQEGVKWNAPSFRTTEFFATIHLRARDKIQIVFHLGAKARDDVQSMAISDPCSLIKWLAKDRCLVTVGDVVANKAALVAIVRQWIAYV
- a CDS encoding PDZ domain-containing protein, which encodes MRALRTLILPTLAIIALSLLPCHLHASDTAPASPEAATAADDIMGDVTLLPALNASAGRIEDFGFRVSPAYEPARSTFFNRVYTPVVDVVLPNTAASRAGLEPGDRIVSSDGAPTASGSFSLKKWRRIQETKWAAVARGENDVTWTLVVESATTQKRRTLHLRIPTPPPRWGDTVWRAPDRRPALIPEPGPLADRARLILDHGIHVLLRRSYLNGLQLPVDANQPYFLCHQWTLWSDSVGHRIYVSQQRGRTDIILEAISAEASADLSANAATATPGRPISSPTTIFARESRVYLTSPSGALERAWALPRGRPQQEIPHDLARPEFQRELDFWLNQTTTSSPRWPLTVNADHTPAPDLSETPPPISEAPISPDQNPPQATSAAFQKLPRATDTQRALFEDAFAKIGAESDRWAYTETTRRAGEKKTTVTRIDPSRPEHERCTLLEIGGKPPTPDELHRWRENGGDDTDPLGELRNLRNSIDRTDLRLFADEVAALVFELPVPSTSADFPSDKFQALFRVNKTTRALEDIVVKLREPLRFSGVVKVTEAGLEARFKTLDPAYPPQPVMLRGGGAVRVLFAKISRDFETTRTHFKRVETASSAP